Proteins co-encoded in one Oreochromis aureus strain Israel breed Guangdong linkage group 3, ZZ_aureus, whole genome shotgun sequence genomic window:
- the LOC120435547 gene encoding uncharacterized protein LOC120435547 produces MTSQERERVSVSAGLHHFANCSTHPLCPQMVISRLKRNKKRTIPAPQTELKICAVTSHNLQTENLKGSQPHFLNKAMSAAAVLHLSQGWGVNLHKNQLPDVALSKTVALRGLNEKRSQQMLLTKAMCEIFVILANGQRCLMLLRAVQLQVMIVSIFKDEVLKMVIKEAVVGYTKDNMKLHVDGTPLDDDSAPVTKYGIKTGSVVQMVIKVHGG; encoded by the exons ATGACGAGTCAGGAGCGAGAACGTGTTTCAGTGTCTGCTGGCCTACATCACTTTGCAAACTGCTCAACTCATCCTCTCTGTCCACAAAT GGTTATTTCCCGGttaaaacgaaacaaaaaaCGGACAATCCCCGCCCCTCAGACGGAGTTAAAAATATGCGCCGTCACCTCGCATAACCTTCAGACGGAGAACCTGAAAGGATCGCAGCCTCACTTCCTAAACAAAGCGATGTCTGCAGCCGCTGTACTACATCTGAGTCAGGGGTGGGGGGTGAACCTGCACAAGAACCAGCTGCCAGATGTGGCCCTGAGCAAAACGGTTGCACTTAGAGGACTCAATGAAAAGCGGAGCCAGCAg ATGCTCCTAACCAAGGCAATGTGTGAAATCTTCGTTATCTTGGCTAATGGTCAGAGATGTCTGATGCTCCTCCGCGCTGTACAGCTGCAAGTAATGATTGTGAGCATTTTCAAAGATGAAGTGCTGAAAATGGTCATCAAGGAAG CTGTTGTAGGATATACTAAGGATAATATGAAGCTGCATGTTGATGGCACGCCACTGGACGACGACTCTGCACCAGTGACAAAATACGGAATCAAAACCGGCTCAGTTGTGCAGATGGTGATTAAGGTTCATGGAGGATGA